The sequence below is a genomic window from Cobetia sp. cqz5-12.
GTTGGCCTATCGGCACGTCTTTGATATTCGCGGGAAGGCGGTGCAATTGCTGATTGCCGAGAATTTCTCGCCAGTGGAGCAGGGCTTGACCCGAGTGCATTGGTGGATCGCCGCCAGCGCCATCTTGTTGTGGGGGATTCTGATATCACTCAATCTGCTGGCGGTAAGGCGAGGGCTCAAGCCGTTGAGTGTCCTGCGTCATCAATTGGGCGAACTCCAGTCCGGGTACCGAAAGCGAATTGTGCTTGATGCCCCTTCGGAGCTTGACGCGCTGGTATCACAGCTCAACAAGCTGCTGGATGAATTTGATCGCCGGCTGACTCGCTCGCGAGAGTCCGTTGCCAACCTGTCTCATGCCCTAAAGACACCTCTGGCGGCATTGACTCAGGTGTTACGTGGTACACGCCCGATCAATGAGGTACGCCGTGGCAAGATGTTGGTGCGAGTTGAGGCAATACATGCGCAGCTCGCAGCTGAATTGAGGCGCGCTCGCATCGCTGGTCCGCGTGCAGGCCAATCGACTCACCCTATTGAAGAAGCCGGTCGTCTGATCGAGATGTTTCAGGGAATCTATCCGCAGAGATGTTTTCAACTCGAATGCTCGGGCCTTGCTGCAGGACATGCCGAATACCTGGTGAATATTGAAACCCAGGATTTTACCGAAATACTGGGTATATTGCTGGATAATGCAGGCAAGTGGTCCACCCATCAGGTGCAATGCCAGATGCGAATGGATAAGGACCAGCTCTCAGTAAGAGTAGAGGATGATGGCCCGGGCGTTCCACAGAAGGATCTGACGCATCTTGGGGTGCGTGGTTGGCGACGAGACGAAACACAACCTGGGTATGGACTGGGACTGTCCATTCTCGGTCATCTTGTCGAGCATTATGCAGGTTGTTTGACATATTCCTCTGGTCAATCTGGTGGGTTGAGAGTCGATATTCGCTTGCCGACTCGTAATTGATTCAGTCTTTCAGGTTCGTTTCAGCTTGACGTGGCTTCATCTGTGTCATGACTCATCTTTCATGACCCGGGAGAAACAATGGCCATGGCATCAGGAACGTCTGATTTCTCTGTATCACGTCGTCAATTGCTGAAGGGAGGTTCTGCCCTGGGGCTTGGCACAATGGCACTGGGGATGGCACCTGCCTGGGCCAATCCCTGGGGGCGAACATCGACTTATTCTCAAGGGGTTGTACATGGCCCCGAAGTCTCGCTTGTCATTCGTCGTGAAGATTTCGACATCGACGGGCAGTTCGCGCGTCCCATCACGATCAATGGCAGCAGCCCCGGCCCCATGGTGCGTTTGAAAGAGGGGCAGGATGCTGTCATCAAGGTGACGAACCTGATGGATGAGCCGACCTCCATCCATTGGCATGGCAT
It includes:
- a CDS encoding ATP-binding protein, giving the protein MFHIDRRSLRFRLLTRLGGASLAVVLFAWYLHGFFLHELAKDFLGERLKDEASHIVTLLKKDERPVAQLMAAAREESLSFHHFYVLRVGEKVSTSLPAVPSEMLPLLEGKGNALIMHQFQQQPLLAYRHVFDIRGKAVQLLIAENFSPVEQGLTRVHWWIAASAILLWGILISLNLLAVRRGLKPLSVLRHQLGELQSGYRKRIVLDAPSELDALVSQLNKLLDEFDRRLTRSRESVANLSHALKTPLAALTQVLRGTRPINEVRRGKMLVRVEAIHAQLAAELRRARIAGPRAGQSTHPIEEAGRLIEMFQGIYPQRCFQLECSGLAAGHAEYLVNIETQDFTEILGILLDNAGKWSTHQVQCQMRMDKDQLSVRVEDDGPGVPQKDLTHLGVRGWRRDETQPGYGLGLSILGHLVEHYAGCLTYSSGQSGGLRVDIRLPTRN